In Chrysiogenes arsenatis DSM 11915, the sequence GAAAGCGGCTCTTAATCAGTTTTGTATTTTCTTTGAGGGGAGGGTGCCAATGCAAAATTGATGTCTGCCGCTACTTACACAAAATTATTGACAGACCCAAAAAACTGGTCAGAATATCTGCTTCTCCGCTTAGCAATGCCTGTTGTGCTTCGAGAAAGCTGGTGTCAATAAAGCGAGCATGGAAACCAACTTCAGAACTGATCCAACGTGCAAGCTCAATCATCATCCCACTGCGCGTTCCATAGTCGTCGATAAACTCAAACGGTGGGTAGTGTGTTTGACTGACAAAGACAATTTCGTGATGCGAATCAAGGAACTCTTTTTCCGCAGGTGTAAGCTGAAGCCCTTCTGGGCGCGCAAAAGAATTCTTTACTGCGAAAACGAGTAGGCAGCACAGGAAAGTGAACCCAAAGAAATGGCGAGTGGTGCGACGTAAAGGTTGCATATATAGTTAATTCCATTGTGGAGTGAATGACATATTGAACGTATCACGTGGAGGCGATCCCGCGCAATTGAGATATTTATGTGATATTATTTGCTTTTGGGAAGCGATGAGTACTGGACATACGTGCTTCGCGCGAGATCAGCAACCCACAGCGTCG encodes:
- a CDS encoding transporter substrate-binding domain-containing protein encodes the protein MQPLRRTTRHFFGFTFLCCLLVFAVKNSFARPEGLQLTPAEKEFLDSHHEIVFVSQTHYPPFEFIDDYGTRSGMMIELARWISSEVGFHARFIDTSFLEAQQALLSGEADILTSFLGLSIILCK